In Streptomyces sp. NBC_00306, a single genomic region encodes these proteins:
- the rpsF gene encoding 30S ribosomal protein S6: MRHYEMMVILDPDLEERAVSPLIENFLSVVREGNGKVEKVDTWGRRRLAYEIKKKPEGIYSVIDLQAEPAVVKELDRQMNLNESVLRTKVLRPETH, translated from the coding sequence ATGCGTCACTACGAAATGATGGTCATCCTCGACCCCGATCTCGAGGAGCGCGCTGTCTCCCCGCTGATCGAGAACTTCCTCTCCGTCGTCCGTGAGGGCAACGGAAAGGTGGAGAAGGTCGACACCTGGGGCCGTCGTCGTCTCGCTTACGAGATCAAGAAGAAGCCCGAGGGCATCTACTCGGTCATCGACCTGCAGGCCGAGCCTGCGGTCGTCAAGGAGCTCGACCGCCAGATGAACCTGAACGAGTCGGTCCTCCGGACCAAGGTCCTCCGTCCCGAGACCCACTGA
- the rpsR gene encoding 30S ribosomal protein S18, translating to MAKPPVRKPKKKVCAFCKDKTVYVDYKDTNMLRKFISDRGKIRARRVTGNCTQHQRDVATAVKNSREMALLPYTSTAR from the coding sequence ATGGCGAAGCCGCCTGTGCGCAAGCCGAAGAAGAAGGTCTGCGCATTCTGCAAGGACAAGACCGTGTACGTGGACTACAAGGACACGAACATGCTGCGGAAGTTCATTTCCGACCGCGGCAAGATCCGTGCCCGCCGCGTCACCGGCAACTGCACGCAGCACCAGCGTGACGTCGCCACGGCAGTCAAGAACAGCCGTGAGATGGCACTGCTGCCCTACACGTCCACCGCGCGCTAA
- the rplI gene encoding 50S ribosomal protein L9, with protein sequence MKIILTHEVSGLGTAGDVVDVKDGYARNYLVPRGFAIRWTKGGEKDVAQIRRARKIHEIATIEQANEIKARLEGVKVRLAVRSGDAGRLFGSVTPADVAAAIKSAGGPDVDKRRVELGTPIKTLGSHQVSVRLHPEVAAKLGIEVVAA encoded by the coding sequence ATGAAGATCATCCTTACCCACGAGGTCTCCGGCCTCGGTACCGCCGGCGACGTCGTCGACGTCAAGGACGGCTACGCTCGCAACTACCTGGTCCCGCGTGGTTTCGCGATCCGCTGGACCAAGGGTGGCGAGAAGGACGTGGCGCAGATCCGCCGCGCCCGCAAGATCCACGAGATCGCGACCATCGAGCAGGCCAACGAGATCAAGGCCCGCCTCGAAGGCGTGAAGGTGCGTCTGGCAGTTCGCTCCGGCGACGCCGGCCGTCTCTTCGGCTCGGTCACCCCGGCGGACGTCGCTGCGGCGATCAAGTCCGCCGGTGGCCCGGACGTGGACAAGCGTCGCGTCGAGCTCGGTACGCCGATCAAGACCCTGGGCTCGCACCAGGTGTCCGTGCGTCTGCACCCCGAGGTTGCCGCGAAGCTCGGCATCGAGGTCGTTGCCGCGTAA
- a CDS encoding MATE family efflux transporter, which yields MTQALKDPKTVRRRHDREIVSLAVPAFGALVAEPLFVIVDSAIVGHLGTPQLAGLGVAAALLMTAVSVFVFLAYATTAAVARRVGAGDLASAIRQGMDGIWLALLLGVAVVAVTLPTAPWLIDIFGASDTAAPYAITYLRISSLGIPAMLIVLAATGVLRGLQDTRTPLYVAIGGFAANAVLNVGLVYGAGFGIAGSAWGTVIAQCGMAVAYVIVVVRGARKHGASLRPDAAGIRASAQAGAPLLVRTLSLRAVLLIATAVAARLGDAEIAAHQIVLSLWSLMAFALDAIAIAGQAIIGRYLGAGDADGARQVCRRMVQWGIASGVVLGLLIVATRPLFLPLFTDDPVVHDTLLPVLLVVALSQPIAGVVFVLDGVLMGAGDGRYLAGAMLVTLAVFAPVALLVPSLGGGLTALWWAMTLMMGVRMLTLWHRTRSGLWIVTGASR from the coding sequence ATGACTCAGGCCCTCAAGGATCCGAAGACGGTCCGGCGACGTCACGACCGAGAGATCGTCTCGCTCGCCGTTCCCGCCTTCGGTGCACTCGTCGCCGAGCCGCTCTTCGTCATCGTCGACAGTGCCATCGTCGGCCATCTCGGCACCCCGCAACTTGCCGGGCTCGGCGTCGCGGCGGCTCTCCTGATGACCGCCGTGAGCGTCTTCGTCTTCCTCGCGTACGCCACCACGGCGGCCGTCGCACGCCGCGTCGGCGCGGGTGATCTGGCCTCCGCCATCCGCCAGGGAATGGACGGAATCTGGCTGGCGCTCCTCCTCGGCGTTGCGGTCGTCGCCGTCACTCTGCCGACCGCCCCTTGGCTCATCGACATCTTCGGAGCCTCCGACACCGCCGCTCCGTACGCCATCACGTATCTGCGCATATCCAGCCTCGGCATCCCCGCCATGCTGATCGTGCTGGCCGCGACCGGCGTTCTGCGGGGTCTCCAGGACACCCGCACTCCGCTGTATGTGGCGATCGGCGGCTTCGCCGCCAATGCAGTCCTCAACGTCGGCCTGGTCTACGGCGCCGGTTTCGGCATCGCCGGATCAGCTTGGGGCACCGTCATCGCCCAGTGCGGCATGGCCGTGGCCTATGTGATCGTGGTCGTCCGGGGGGCACGGAAGCACGGTGCCTCGCTCCGACCCGACGCCGCAGGCATTCGAGCCAGCGCTCAGGCCGGTGCGCCTCTTCTGGTCCGTACGCTCTCTCTGCGCGCTGTCCTCCTGATTGCGACAGCGGTCGCGGCCCGCCTCGGCGACGCGGAGATCGCCGCCCACCAGATCGTGCTCTCGCTGTGGAGTTTGATGGCCTTCGCCCTGGACGCGATCGCCATCGCGGGCCAGGCGATCATCGGCCGGTACCTCGGCGCCGGTGATGCCGACGGCGCACGTCAGGTATGCCGCCGCATGGTGCAGTGGGGCATCGCCTCGGGCGTGGTGCTGGGGCTTCTGATCGTCGCCACCCGCCCGCTCTTCCTCCCGCTGTTCACGGATGATCCGGTCGTGCACGACACCCTGCTGCCCGTCCTGCTGGTGGTCGCCCTCTCCCAGCCCATTGCCGGCGTGGTCTTCGTGCTGGACGGCGTACTGATGGGAGCGGGTGACGGCCGCTATCTCGCCGGGGCGATGCTGGTGACCTTGGCCGTCTTCGCCCCCGTGGCCCTGCTCGTTCCCTCTCTCGGCGGCGGGCTGACGGCTCTGTGGTGGGCCATGACGCTGATGATGGGCGTACGGATGCTGACGCTCTGGCACCGCACGCGGTCGGGCCTCTGGATCGTCACAGGTGCAAGCCGCTGA
- a CDS encoding lipid II:glycine glycyltransferase FemX, translating into MSLTLRTISREQHLAYIQTLPSASHCQVPAWADVKTEWRSENLGWFDKSGELVGVGLVLYRQLPKIKRYLAYLPEGPVINWYAPNLDDWLQPMLAHLKQQGAFSVKMGPPVVIRRWDAPAIKSGIQDPDVKRLRDVEASHIEPRAFEVADRLRKMGWQQGEDGGAGFGDVQPRYVYQVPLANRSLDDVLKGFNQLWRRNIKKAEKAGVEVVQGGYDDLEEWQRLYEITAVRDHFRPRPLSYFQRMWKVLNSEDPNRMRLYFARHNGVNLSAATMLVVGGHVWYSYGASDNIGREVRPSNAMQWRMLRDAYAMGATVYDLRGISDSLDETDHLFGLIQFKVGTGGEAVEYVGEWDFPLNKLLHKALDMYMSRR; encoded by the coding sequence ATGAGCCTGACCCTGAGGACCATCAGCCGAGAGCAGCATCTGGCGTATATCCAGACACTGCCGTCGGCCAGTCATTGCCAGGTCCCGGCGTGGGCTGATGTGAAGACCGAATGGCGCTCGGAGAACCTGGGCTGGTTCGACAAGAGCGGTGAACTGGTCGGTGTCGGCCTGGTGTTGTACCGCCAGCTGCCCAAGATCAAGCGCTACCTCGCCTATCTGCCCGAGGGCCCGGTCATCAACTGGTACGCCCCGAACCTGGACGACTGGCTTCAGCCGATGCTCGCCCATCTCAAGCAGCAGGGCGCCTTCTCCGTGAAGATGGGTCCGCCGGTCGTCATCCGGCGCTGGGACGCTCCTGCGATCAAGTCGGGTATCCAGGACCCGGATGTGAAGCGTCTGCGCGACGTCGAGGCCTCCCACATCGAGCCGCGTGCCTTCGAAGTCGCCGACCGGCTCCGGAAGATGGGCTGGCAGCAGGGCGAGGACGGCGGTGCCGGCTTCGGTGACGTCCAGCCTCGGTACGTCTACCAGGTACCCCTCGCGAACCGGTCCCTCGACGACGTCCTCAAGGGCTTCAACCAGCTCTGGCGCCGCAACATCAAGAAGGCCGAGAAGGCCGGCGTGGAGGTCGTCCAGGGCGGCTACGACGACCTCGAGGAATGGCAGCGGCTGTACGAGATCACGGCCGTGCGCGACCACTTCAGGCCCCGCCCGCTCTCGTACTTCCAGCGCATGTGGAAGGTGCTCAACTCCGAGGACCCCAACCGCATGCGGCTGTACTTCGCGCGGCACAACGGTGTGAACCTGTCGGCGGCGACGATGCTGGTCGTCGGCGGGCACGTCTGGTACTCCTACGGCGCCTCCGACAACATCGGGCGCGAGGTCCGGCCCTCGAACGCGATGCAGTGGCGGATGCTGCGCGACGCGTACGCCATGGGTGCGACGGTCTACGACCTGCGCGGCATCAGCGACTCGCTGGACGAGACCGACCACCTCTTCGGTCTGATCCAGTTCAAGGTCGGCACCGGCGGCGAAGCCGTGGAGTACGTCGGCGAGTGGGACTTCCCCCTCAACAAGCTGCTGCACAAGGCGCTGGACATGTACATGTCGCGCCGCTGA
- a CDS encoding single-stranded DNA-binding protein, which yields MAGETVITVVGNLVDDPELRFTPSGAAVAKFRVASTPRTFDRQTNEWKDGESLFLTCSVWRQAAENVAESLTRGMRVVVQGRLKQRSYDDREGVKRTVYELDVEEVGPSLKNATAKVTKTTGRGGQGGYGGGQQQGGGGNWGGGSSGGQQGGGGGAPADDPWATSAPAGGQQQGGGGGGSWGGSSGGSSGGGYSDEPPF from the coding sequence ATGGCAGGCGAGACCGTCATCACGGTCGTCGGCAATCTCGTCGACGACCCCGAGCTGCGCTTCACCCCGTCCGGTGCGGCGGTCGCGAAGTTCCGCGTCGCGTCCACTCCCCGCACCTTCGACCGTCAGACCAATGAGTGGAAGGACGGCGAGAGCCTCTTCCTCACCTGCTCGGTCTGGCGTCAGGCGGCGGAGAACGTCGCAGAGTCGCTCACGCGCGGCATGCGCGTCGTCGTGCAGGGCCGGCTCAAGCAGCGGTCCTACGACGACCGCGAGGGCGTCAAGCGCACGGTCTACGAGCTGGACGTCGAGGAAGTCGGCCCCAGCCTGAAGAACGCCACGGCCAAGGTCACCAAGACCACCGGTCGCGGTGGCCAGGGCGGCTACGGCGGCGGTCAGCAGCAGGGTGGCGGCGGCAACTGGGGCGGCGGCTCCAGCGGTGGCCAGCAGGGTGGCGGCGGCGGTGCTCCCGCCGACGACCCCTGGGCCACCAGTGCGCCGGCCGGCGGCCAGCAGCAGGGTGGCGGTGGAGGCGGCAGCTGGGGCGGAAGCTCCGGCGGCTCTTCCGGCGGCGGCTACTCGGACGAGCCCCCCTTCTAG